One Ostrea edulis chromosome 2, xbOstEdul1.1, whole genome shotgun sequence genomic region harbors:
- the LOC125679368 gene encoding uncharacterized protein LOC125679368 has protein sequence MSSFSPLSVYLLGFLFCLYNTVDQTEGGECCRAHYDNGGLRHDTMWCSHYCCYDRRRLNSPLYCCRDFFMRADRSDRLDFCSSWFTASANLWAPVLIVIVIIALLIVCGVCCCCIPGFCFCC, from the exons ATGTCCTCCTTTTCTCCTCTGTCTGTATATCTACttggatttttattttgtctttataatacag TTGACCAAACTGAAGGCGGAGAATGCTGCAGGGCTCATTACGATAACGGTGGGTTGCGTCATGATACCATGTGGTGCAGCCACTATTGTTGCTATGATCGACGACGCCTGAACAGTCCACTCTACTGCTGCAGAGATTTCTTCATGAGGGCGGACAGATCTGATAGACTCGACTTCTGTAGCTCGTGGTTTACAGCTTCGGCTAATCT GTGGGCGCCAGTGCTGATAGTCATAGTGATAATAGCTCTTCTGATTGTCTGCGGGGTGTGTTGCTGTTGCATTCCAGGATTCTGTTTCTGTTGTTGA